GGGTTGATCGACGGCAAGCAGGGCAAGGGCGTCTACGTCCGAGACTCACTGGCCAGGTAGTAGCAACGGCGCCCGCCTCCCGGACCGACACGAGGAGAGCGCCAGCACACTACTTCATGATCGCGTAGTTGATGAAGACTGACTCTGCCGCAATGTTCGGCCTTGGGACGCCTGGACGGAGCGGTATCACGAGGTGCGTCACACACCGTCGGCCCGACTGGGGTCTCAGCGCGGCAAGAGTTCGACGGCATCCTGCAGCTCGATACGACCAGGGCGTTCGACTGTTGCCCACACGCCGAAGGTCATGTCGTGGTGCTCGGCAACGGTCCGCAAGAGGTGTTCATGGGCCGGAACATCCTCCTGAGGGAGGTCGATCATGACGCATCGGGTGAGCCGCCGGCGTGGTCGCAATACAACCTGCGCACCGATGCGGACGTCTCGCCCGAGCCAGCCGTCCTCGGGGAAGTCGCTGCCCGGTACATCGACGAGCAGATTCGCTCGGAACCGCACCGGGTCGACCGGCTCCCCCAGCAGGTCATGGAGTCGCCGTAGGGCGGCGCTGCTGATCAGGCTGATCGGGCCCTCGTCATGGTGCATGACCTCCGCTTCGCGCTCGATCGTGACGGGACGGGCTAGCACCTCGCTGACAGCCTCATGCCCCGCGGACTCGTCCGCAGCGAAGCGGCGTCCATCCGGCAGTTCTACGACCGGCACCAGATCGCCAGAATGTCCGCGAAGCGTGAACAGGCCGGGCATCCGCCGGAAGCGACGGGTGCTCTTTCCGCTGCCCAACTTCCCGTCTGCGTCGCGCACGGCCCACAAGCGGTCGCCGGCCAGTCCTCGCTGGTCGACCTCGGCTGTTGCGAGCCGCTCACCGAGCAGTGACTTGATCGGATATCGGCGGATCTCAACCAGCTTCATCGACGCCACTGTAGATCGCCGAACCGCGGAAGATCGTCTCGTTGATGGCCCTGCCTACAGCGCCACCCCGGTCAGGACCATGACTCGCGGCTCCGTGTAGTCGTCCATGGCGCTGCGCAGCCCTTCCCGCCCCACTCCGCTCCCCTTCACCCCGCCGTACGGCATCTGGTCCGCCCGGTACGACGGCACGTCCCCCACGATCACCCCACCGACCTCCAGGCTGCGCGCGGCGGCGAAGGCGGTCTGCAGGTTGTGCGTGAACACCCCCGCCTGCAAGCCGTACGCCGAGTCGTTGACGGCGGCGAACGCGGCCTGGTCGCTTTCGACCGGGCCGACCACCAGCACCGGCCCGAACACCTCCTCGGTGCACACCTTGGCGTCCGCCGGCACCCCGGAGAGCACGGTCGGCGGATAGGTCGCGCCCTCCCGCCGCCCGCCCACCTCGATGGTCGCCCCGGCGGCAACGGCCTCGTCGACCCACGCCTCGACCCGCTCAGCCGCTTCGACCGACACCAGCGGCCCGACGTCGGTCAGCGGGTCGGACGGATCGCCCGTGCGCAGCTCTTCAACTGAGGCGATCAGCCTCGGCAGGAAGCCGTCGTACAGCCATTCGTGCACGTACACCCGCTGCACGGCGATGCACGACTGGCCGGCCTGGTAGTTGGAGAAGGTGGCGATCCGGTGCGCCGCGAAGGTCAGGTCCTCGTCCGACGCCCAGTCCTCGCAGATCACCGCCGCCGCGTTGCCGCCCAGCTCCAGGGTCACGTGCTTCTCCGGCACCTGCCGGCGGATGGCCGCGCCGACCGGCCCGGAGCCGGTGAACGACACCACCGGCAGCCGCGGGTCGGCGACCAGCTCGGCGGCGCGCTCGTTGGGCAGCGGCAGCACCGAGAACATCCCCTCGGGCAGGTCGGTCTCGGCCAGGATCTCGCCGAGCAGCAGCGCCGACAGCGGGGTGGCCGGGGCCGGCTTGACGATGATCGGCGCGCCGACGGCGATGGCCGGGGCGACCTTGTGGGCGACCAGGTTGAGCGGGAAGTTGAACGGCGCGATGCCCAGCACCGGCCCCTTCGGCACCCGCCGGACCAGGGCGATCCGCCCGGTGGCAGCCGGGTCGGTGTCGAGGCGTTGCAGCTCGCCGGAGAACCGCCGGGCCTCCTCGGCCGCCCAGCGGAACGTCGACACCGCGCGGCCCACCTCGGCCTTCGCCCACTTGACCGGCTTGCCGTTCTCGGCGGTGATCAGCGCCGCGACCTCGTCGGCCCGCTCGGCGAGCCGCCGGGAGACGTGGTCCAGGGCCGCCGCGCGGACGTGCGCGGGCAGGGCCGCGGCCGTCGCGGCCACCCCGGCCGCTGCCGCGACAGCGGCTTCGACCTGGTCGGCCGTGGCGAGGGTGGTACGCCCCACCGTCCGGCCGTCGTACGGGTGGGTGACGGTCAGCTCGCCCTCGCCGTGAGCGGGGCGGCCGGCGACGAAGAAGGCTCTCGGCTCCACGTTCCGCAGCGTAGACGACGGAGAGCCGCGCGGAAACAGTTGCCCAAGGCCTTGTGGGCCGCGAATTCAGTAGCAAAGATGGCAGTCAGATTGCGATAACCTCCGCTGACCTCACCCCCGGCCATCCCTCGGAGACTTCTGATGAGCGACCAGCAGCAGCTGCGCAACTTCGTCAACGGCGAGTACGTCGACCCGGTGGACGGCGGGTACGCCGACCTGATCGACCCCTGTACCGGCGAGGTCTTCGCCCAGGCCCCCGTCTCCGGGGCGGCGGACGTCGACGCGGCGATGAAGGCCGCCGCCACCGCCTTCGAGAGCTGGCGGGACGCCACGCCCGGCGAGCGGCAGAAGGCCATGCTCAAGCTCGCCGACGCGGTGGAGGCCCGGGCCGCCGAGCTGGTCGACGCCGAGGTGCGCAACACCGGCAAGCCCCGCCAGCTCACCGCCGACGAGGAGCTGCCGCCGGCGGTGGACCAGTTCCGCTTCTTCGCCGGCGCCGCCCGCCTGCTGGAGGGCCGCTCGGCCGGCGAGTACATGGCCGGGCACACCTCGTACGTGCGGCGGGAGCCGATCGGCGTCTGCGCGCAGGTGACGCCCTGGAACTACCCGCTGATGATGGCGGTGTGGAAGATCGCCCCGGCCCTGGCGGCCGGCAACACGGTGGTGCTGAAGCCGTCGGACACCACGCCGGT
The window above is part of the Micromonospora inositola genome. Proteins encoded here:
- a CDS encoding MOSC domain-containing protein: MKLVEIRRYPIKSLLGERLATAEVDQRGLAGDRLWAVRDADGKLGSGKSTRRFRRMPGLFTLRGHSGDLVPVVELPDGRRFAADESAGHEAVSEVLARPVTIEREAEVMHHDEGPISLISSAALRRLHDLLGEPVDPVRFRANLLVDVPGSDFPEDGWLGRDVRIGAQVVLRPRRRLTRCVMIDLPQEDVPAHEHLLRTVAEHHDMTFGVWATVERPGRIELQDAVELLPR
- a CDS encoding aldehyde dehydrogenase family protein, which codes for MEPRAFFVAGRPAHGEGELTVTHPYDGRTVGRTTLATADQVEAAVAAAAGVAATAAALPAHVRAAALDHVSRRLAERADEVAALITAENGKPVKWAKAEVGRAVSTFRWAAEEARRFSGELQRLDTDPAATGRIALVRRVPKGPVLGIAPFNFPLNLVAHKVAPAIAVGAPIIVKPAPATPLSALLLGEILAETDLPEGMFSVLPLPNERAAELVADPRLPVVSFTGSGPVGAAIRRQVPEKHVTLELGGNAAAVICEDWASDEDLTFAAHRIATFSNYQAGQSCIAVQRVYVHEWLYDGFLPRLIASVEELRTGDPSDPLTDVGPLVSVEAAERVEAWVDEAVAAGATIEVGGRREGATYPPTVLSGVPADAKVCTEEVFGPVLVVGPVESDQAAFAAVNDSAYGLQAGVFTHNLQTAFAAARSLEVGGVIVGDVPSYRADQMPYGGVKGSGVGREGLRSAMDDYTEPRVMVLTGVAL